The DNA region CTAAACTGATATTTTCATCATGTTCACCCACTGCGGCTTTGCTAGATGGCGTAAATAAAGGTGCTGGTAATTTTGATGCCTCTTGCAAACCGTCTGGCAGCGGGATATCACAGACCGTACCTTTGGCTTTGTATTCTTTCCAACCGCTACCGACCAAGTAGCCACGCACAATCGCCTCTATCGGTAATGCTTTTAACTTTTTAACCACCACTGAGCGATTTGCTAACTGTGCTTTTTCCGCAGGGTCACTCACCACGCTAGCAGGTGCAATACCAGTTAAATGGTTAGGCACCACGTTTTGCAGCTTATCAAACCAGAAGTTTGCCATCTGCGTGAGCATTGCACCCTTGTTTGCAATACCTGTAGGCAAAATTACGTCAAATGCAGAGAGCCTGTCGGTACTCACTAACAACATGGTATTAGCATCGATGTCATAAATATCACGTACTTTACCTTGGTGTATACGTTTTAGACTTTTAATGCTGGTTTCTAATAATGGATTATTCATGTGTAATGATGACTATATTAATGAGTAAGTTGAGCTAAGCACGTATTATAAACGCACTTTAATTTTGATGAATTCTAAAAAGGCCGATTGATCGTAAAAAGTTGAAATAAATCAGTCAATACCGACATCAAACTACTTCATGTAATCGCTGGTTAATTAACGTGCTGATTAAGTGAGATTGGCATCATGTGTCTTTTCTATGTTCGCCGATCTTAATGATTTTCAATGTGTTGGTGCCCCCAGGATGCCCAATAGGTTCACCAAAAGTTAACAACACCGTATCACCGTCACTCACGACGCACTGCCTGAGTAGCACCTGCTCCATCTCAGCAATGATTTCATCCCTATTTTTACCTGCTTGCTCAATAGGGTATGGATAGACGCCACGGTGTAGTGTTAATTTTCTACGTGCTAATTTATCTGGCGATAAGGCATAAATGGGCACTTCTGCATCGGCTCGTGATAGCCATTGCGCTGCGTTGCCAGACTGCGTGAGCGCGGCTATTGCCTTTACTTTTAAGTGTTGTGCCGTATAAATAGCAGCAGCAGCAACAGCTTCATCCGTTTTAATAAACACCTGGTCAAGCTTTTGTGCATGATGCTGACTAAAATACTCCTTCTCCGCCTCAATGGCCACTCGATGTACCGCCTCTACCGTTTCTAAAGGGTATTGCCCTGATGCAGTCTCAGCAGAAAGCATCACTGCATCAGTGCCATCCAGCACAGCATTGGCCACATCAGAAACTTCAGCACGCGTCGGGATGGGGCTGGTAATCATAGACTCCATCATCTGCGTCGCCGTGATGACCAATTTATTTTGCGCGCGTGCCATACGGATCATACGCTTTTGCAAACCAGGGACTGCGGCATCACCCACCTCAACCCCCAAATCACCCCGTGCCACCATGATGGCGTCAGAAGCATCAATAATTGCCTCTAAATCATTAATGGCCTCTGCGCGTTCAATTTTCGCAATGATACTGGCTGTGCCACCAGCCTTACGCACTAGGGTTCTTGCAAGCTCAACATCTAAGGCAGACTTCGGAAATGAGATCGCAATATAATCCGCCTCTAGTGCAACCGCAGTTTTGATGTCTTCCCTATCTTTTTTAGTTAGAGCCTCTGCTGACAAGCCCCCGCCTTGACGGTTAATCCCCTTATTATTAGATAAAACACCACCGCTCAGCACGACACAATGGATCTGATTACCTTTGATTCTATCCACCTGCATGGTAATGCGGCCATCATCTAACAACAATATCGCGTTCTCTGACACCTCTTGCGGGAGGGTTTTGTAGTCTAAACCAACGTGATACTGATCACCGAGTTCGCAATCTGCATCTAATATAAAGATATCGCCCGTTTTTAGGGTGACTTTACCAAGCTCGAATTTGCCAATTCGAATCTTAGGGCCTTGTAAGTCGCACAGCACACCAACAGGACGACCGAGTTTGACGGCGATATTACGTACAATTTGTGCACGTTTAATATGATCTTCTACACTACCGTGTGAGAAATTTAAACGTACAACATTAACGCCTGCGGTAATCATACGTGCCAACATCTCCTCGCTAGTGGAGGATGGGCCTAGTGTTGCCACAATTTTTGTTTTACGTAATGTCAAACTTTTACCTTTATTTCTGAAAGAATAACGCATTCAAAATAAAAATGGGGCGAATAGCCCCATTTTTAAAGTATTACTTTTATCACTAAAGGTTCGGGCTAGTTAACTTTTAGCACGTAATTCCAAAATCTCAACTGCTGGTAACTTCTTACCCTCTAAGAACTCTAAAAATGCACCACCCGCAGTTGAAATGTAATCTACTTTACTTTCAATGCCGTATTTTTGAATAGCTGCAATCGTGTCGCCACCACCCGCTAAAGTAAATGCTTTTGTATTAGCAATGGCATCAGCGATTGTTTTAGTGCCTTCGCCAAACTGATCAAATTCAAACACACCGACTGGGCCATTCCAAACCACAGTCCCTGCGTTTTTAATGATCTCTACTAATTCATTAGCAGATTTCGCGCCAATATCAAAAATCATATCATCTGCAGCTACATCAGCCACGTCTTTCTTGATTGCTGGCTCATTTGCATCAAATTTCTTAGCACAGACCACATCAACCGCAACGGGTACCGCTGCGCCTCTTTGGGACATTTTGTCCATTAAGGTGCGCGCCACAGGCACTAAGTCATCTTCACACAATGATTTACCAACTTCAAAACCAGAAGCTTTTAGGAAGGTATTGGCAATACCACCACCCACCACCATCTGATCTACTTTTTCAGACAAACTCTCCAGCACTGTCAGCTTGGTTGACACTTTGCTACCGCCAACAATCGCCACCATTGGACGCGCTGGGCTCAACAAAGCTTTAGTCAACGCTTCTAACTCGTTCACTAATAATATGCCTGCTGCTGCCACTGGTGCAAATTTTGCAACACCATGTGTGCTTGCTTCAGCACGATGCGCAGTACCAAAAGCATCCATCACGAAAACATCACATAGTTTCGCATATTTTTGTGACAGTTCATCGCTACTTTTCTTCTCGCCTTTGTTAAAGCGGCAGTTTTCTAACACCACCAATTCGCCAGCAGCCACATCAAAGCCACCGTCAACCCAATCTTTAATCAGGCGCACAGGTTTAGCCAGTTTTGCTGAAATCACATCAACCACTGGCTGCAATGAGTTTTCTTCTGAGTAAACACCCTCTTCAGGACGGCCCAGATGTGAGGTCACCATCACTTTAGCACCGGCTTTAATGGCAAACTCGATTGTCGCCATTGAAGCGGTAATACGCGCATCTGAGGTCACTTTACCATCAGCCACAGGCACGTTAAGATCTGCGCGAATTAACACACGCTTACCGTTTAAATCCAGATCTGTCATTTTGATCACGTTCATGACAAATCTCCTTATTCAGCAGCCATCATAGCTGTTACGTTATCTAACATACGGCAGCTAAAGCCCCACTCGTTGTCATACCATGCACACACTTTAACTAACATGCCATCTTTGGTTACCTTAGTTAAGGTTGCGTCAAAATTGGATGAGAAGTTGGTGTGGTTGTAATCTACAGAAACTAACGGCGCCTCGTTGTAAGATAAAATGCCTTTAAGCGCGCCGCTATTAGCCGCTTCATGCATGATATGGTTTACTTCTTCCTTAGTCGTCGGGCGTGATGGTGTAAATGTTAAGTCAACAATCGACACATTGATAGTTGGTACGCGAATCGCGAATCCATCTAGCTTGCCATTCAACTCTGGCAACACCAAACCAACTGCTGCTGCTGCACCAGTCTTAGTAGGAATCAATGAGGTTGTGGCAGAGCGTGCGCGACGCATATCTGAGTGATGTGAGTCTGTTAACACTTGGTCATTGGTGTATGAGTGTATCGTGTTCATCAGACCATTAACGATACCAATTTTGTCATTCAAAGGTTTTACCATCGGCGCAAGACCATTGGTGGTGCATGAAGCATTGGAAACGACAGTATGGCTTGCTTTAATCACATCATGGTTCACACCATATACCACGGTTGCATCAACATCTTTATCACCTGGTGCTGATAACAATACTTTTTTTGCACCTGCATCAATATGCACTTGTGCTTTAGCTTTACTATTAAATGCACCTGTACACTCTAGTACAACATCAATACCTAGGTCACGCCATGGCAGTTCAGCTGGGTTACGCGTTGAAAATGTTTTAATTTTCTGGCTATTGATAATCATGTCATCGCCATCGACGCCTACATCAAATGGGAATCTGCCGTGTGCACTGTCGTAACGCGTTAAGTGTGCATTACTTTCGGCATCACCGCCTGTGCTATTAATCGCAACTATTTCAATATCTTTACGACCTAACTCATACACTGCACGCAACACCATGCGTCCAATACGACCATAACCATTAATTGCCACTCGAATTGCCATGATAATTCCTAAATATTTTCAATTAACTGCAAGCCAGTTAAAGCATACATAGCTTAAATTCATCTACCACTTAAAGCTAGACATCCGCTATAAAAACTAGCGCTATAAAAAATTAAGGCACCCCAATGTTGAGGTGCCTTTTTATACTAACTGACCAAACTTACAAACTGATACCGCTTGGTCACACTAGCGAATTAAAGCACCGATTTAACAGTTGCAACTACGTTTTCAACTGTAAAGCCAAAGTGCTTCATTAATGTACCGCCAGGTGCAGATTCACCAAATGTATCGATACCAACTACAGCGCCTTCAAGACCTACATATTTACGCCAGAAGTCTGAGTGAGCAGCTTCAACCGCTACACGTTTAACACCTGGAGTTAACACGCTGTCTTTGTATGCTTTGTCTTGACGGTCAAATACGTTTGTTGATGGCATTGAAACTACACGTACTTTAGTACCAGCAGCATTCAATTCAGCAGCCGCTTTAACAGCCAACTCTAACTCTGAACCGTTAGCGATGATGATAACGTCTGCTTTACCAGCTACGTCAGAGAACACATAAGCACCCTTACGCATTAAATCTAACTGCGCTGCATCATGTTTGATACCAGCAACGTTTTGACGGCTTAATACCAAGCTAGATGGACCATTTTTACGCTCAACCGCAGCTACCCAAGCAACAGCAGTTTCTGTTGAACTACCTGGACGCCATACATCCATGTTAGGAATGTAACGTAAACCTGATGTGTTTTCAATTGGTTGGTGAGTAGGACCATCTTCACCTTGGCCGATAGAGTCATGTGATAAAACAGCGATCGTACGTTGTTTCATCAATGCAGCCATACGCAATGCGCTCTTAGCGTAGTCTGAGAACATGTGGAATGTACCGCCGAATGGTAATAGACCACCGTGCAATGCCATACCGTTCATGATTGCAAACATACCGAACTCACGTACACCGTAAGAGATGTAGTTACCTGGCTCTTTACCAGATACGTGTTTGAAACTTGCAGCTGCAGTCAGGTTAGATCCTGTTAAGTCAGCAGAACCGCCTAAGAACTCTGGCAATACTGGTGCTAGTGCAGTAATAGCATTTTGTGAAGCTTTACGAGTTGCAACACCTTCTGCTTTTTCGTTAGTTGCAGTGATGAATGCATCAGTTGCTTCTTTCCAGTTAGCTGGTAAGTCACCTGCCATACGGCGCTTGAACTCTGCAGCTTCAGCTGGGAATGCAGCAGCGTATGCAGCAAATTTTTCGTTCCAAGCTGCTTCTGATGAAGCGCCTTTAGCTTTTTGATCCCAGCCAGCGTAAACGTCAGCAGGAATAACAAATGGCTCATGTGGCCAGCCGATGTTAGCGCGAGTAGCAGCAACTTCTTCCAAACCTAATGCAGAACCGTGGCAATCATGTGAACCAGATTTGTTTGGTGAACCCATGCCGATGATTGTTTTACAGCAGATCAATGATGGTTTGTCTGTAACTGCTTTAGCCGCTTTAACTGCTGCATCGATCGCGTCAGAATCATGACCGTCTACTGATTGAACGTGCCAGCCGTAAGCTTCAAAGCGTTTAACTGTGTCGTCTGTGTACCAGCCTTCAATGTGACCATCGATAGAGATACCGTTGTCGTCCCAGAATGCAACCAATTTACCTAAGCCCCATGTACCAGCTAAAGCACAAGCTTCGTGTGATACACCTTCCATCATACAGCCGTCACCTAAGAAGCAGTATGTGTAGTGGTCAACGATATCGTGACCTGGTTTGTTGAATTGGTTAGCCATTAACTTTTCAGCCATTGCAAAACCAACTGCGTTGGTGATACCTTGACCTAATGGACCTGTTGTTGTTTCAATGCCCGGTGCATAGCTGTACTCTGGGTGACCAGCACATTTTGAATGCAATTGACGGAATGTTTTGATTTCATCCATAGGCAAGTCGTAGCCTGTTAGATGCAACAATGAGTAGATCAACATTGAGCCATGGCCGTTAGAGAGCACAAAGCGGTCACGATCAGCCCAGTTTGGATTTGTTGGATTGTGACGCAAGTGGTGATTCCACAATACCTCTGCGATTTCAGCCATACCCATAGGCGCACCTGGGTGGCCTGAGTTAGCTTTTTGCACTGCATCCATAGATAACGCACGAATTGCATTAGCTAGGTCTTTACGTGTTGCCATTGTTTTCTCCCTAATGATTAATACTTGAGGACTTATAAAGATAGCGTTTTGCGCAAAACCTCATAAACCTTAATTGAAGTTTTCAAAAATACAGTAAATTTAACTGCTTTTACGTGAAAGCTAAATTATTGCTTAGATAGCGCTTTTCGGCAAGTACAACGTAAGAAAAGTGGTGACTTTCAACAAAGCCCCACTTTCAAAATGCTGACGAAAAACAAGCGCTAGATTTAACCGATTTTCACTAGATGCTGATTCGCAACAGACTGCAGCGCTGCCTCTATCGCCTGACAGTTTGCTTTAGCATCAGAAAAAGTTAAATGCGTTGGCTTATTGTTCAACACACAATCGCTAAAGTGTTCAATTTCCAGATTAAAGTGGTTACTTGGTGCAAAGCGTTCTTCGGCATATTTTCCATCTTCTGTTGCCCATGAAATAACCGGCACATCATTCTGAAACACCCATGCGGCGTGGCATTTCACCCAGCCTTTAGTGCCGATGATTTCATACTCTGATTTACGCGAGCGCTCGAAACTCACATCAAAATGACCGAATAGTGCACGCCCTTCTGCGTCGCAACCAAAATCCAGCACGCCGCTAGTCACAATATCCGCACCCACCTCATTTAATTTAGCATGTGCCATCACTGATTTTGGCTCTACCGGCTTCGCACTATTTACACCAACACCCAACCCCATCACCCAACGTAAAGAGTGGATTGCATAAGGGCCAATATCCCACATCGCGCCGCCGCCTTGCGCCACACCACTGGCAATGCGGTACATACGCGCTGGACGCATTAAAAATGAATAGCTGGCGCGTGTGGATAGCACATCACCGATGAGGCCTGATGCAACAATCTCTTGGATACGCGCATGTTGTGGATGGAAGCGATACATAAAGCCTTCCATCACTTTTACATTATTCTTTAGCGCTGCTTGTTCAATTCTCTCAATATCAGCGACAGTAAGCGCCATAGGCTTTTCAATCAACACATGCTTGCCGGCATTGATTGCCTTGAGTGCCCACTCGGCATGCTCATTATTGGCCATGGGACAGTAAACTGCCTCTACATTAGCATCATTAATCAGTGCGTCCATCTCGTCATAACATTGCACTTCACCCGCATGACACGGTGCGTATTTTTGCAAGGTAGCCTTAGCCGCACCCACGCGGCGGCTGGCAATCGCCACCAACTGGGCATTAGATGCTTCGGTAATCGCCGGTAGCAAACGCTCATTAACGCGCGCAGCCCCTAATATACCCCAACGTAATTTTCTCTGTTCAGTCACGGTCTGCGTCACAACTTATCCTTTACTCTCATCAAATCAACTTAAAATTCGCGCCCCTAGCCTACTGCCATGCGCACTATAAAGCATATCTCCACTTACATACCTTCGCTTGCCCAAGCAAAGCTTGCAATTAAAACTTAAAGCCTTGGTAGAGCTTTTCATACTGCGTAGCATACTGCTGCAAAACAAGGTGCCGCTTAACTTTCAAGGTGGGCGTAAGTAGGCCATTCTCTATGCTCCACGGAGTAGACAGCAAAACAATCTTTCTCACTTTGGCATAACCGGGAAATGACTTCATCTGCGCCGCCACCCGCGCAAGAGCCAAAGCACTTGCCTGACGCTCATCCAACCCTTCCGGCCAGGCACCAGGTAAATTATGCTTTTGCGCCAACTCCAGCCATCTATCCTGATTCACCACCGCCAGCAAACCTAAATACGGCCTACCCTCACCAACCAACATCACCTGCTCAAACAAGGGGTCTGCCATTATTGCAGCTTCAATATCGGTAGGCGGCACTTTCTCGCCATTGGACAATACGATAATTTCTTTAATGCGGCCAGTAATGGTAATGCGGCCAGTCGGGTCAATGTTTGCCACATCCCCAGTTTTTAGCCAGCCATCAGTGGTAAATGTAGCGTTGCTTGCATCCGGGTTATTCCAATAACCTTGCATCACGTTAGGGCCGCGCACTTCTAAACCACCGGACGCATCCAAACGCACCTGCACACTGGGTAAAGCATGCCCCACGCTGCTAGGCACATTACTCTCGGCCTTATTTACGCTAATCACCGGGCTAGTTTCAGTCAGCCCATAACCCTGAACGATGGGCACACCCAAACCAATAAAAGTGCGCGCACTATCGGCCGATAACGCGGCACCGCCCGCCACCGCCAAGCGCAAGCGTCCACCTAAACGCGCCTGCAATTTACTGGCAACCAAGCGCTTTAAGATTGACCATAACAAATGTCGCCATTTCCACTTGGCCCGCCCCTGCGTGTACTCAAAGCGGCTATAGCCCACATCCACCGCCAACGCAAACAAACGCACCGCAAAAGCCGGCCCAGCTTCCAACTTACTGCGTAACCCAAGCTGAATCCGCTCAAAGATACGCGGCACGGTAACGATAATGGTGGGGCGTACGTTAAGCAAATCATCCTGCAACTGCTGCACAGAGCGCGCAAACGCTACGCTAGCGCCAGACATCATCGGCAAACAATATCCCGCCATCCGCTCCAGCGCATGCGACAACGGCAAAAACGAGAGAAACACATCATGCGGGTAAACAGCGAAGTAGTGTAACGA from Methylotenera sp. L2L1 includes:
- a CDS encoding AMP-dependent synthetase/ligase, producing the protein MNQCVVDYISPEAVFTLDGLFHERIRRSPYHIAYRYFDDEAGDWREIAWLSAMQQAVSWQQALLGESLAIGDRVAIMLKNCPSWVMFDQAALGLGLVTVPLYVSDRAENIAHVLQDSGAKLLLVNSASDWQAVHALGVDFKSLQRVVVCKPVPGDGDQRIRSLGAWLPVADAQNEFQHRVSDANALATIIYTSGTTGKPKGVMLTHRNLMQNAWDSLHYFAVYPHDVFLSFLPLSHALERMAGYCLPMMSGASVAFARSVQQLQDDLLNVRPTIIVTVPRIFERIQLGLRSKLEAGPAFAVRLFALAVDVGYSRFEYTQGRAKWKWRHLLWSILKRLVASKLQARLGGRLRLAVAGGAALSADSARTFIGLGVPIVQGYGLTETSPVISVNKAESNVPSSVGHALPSVQVRLDASGGLEVRGPNVMQGYWNNPDASNATFTTDGWLKTGDVANIDPTGRITITGRIKEIIVLSNGEKVPPTDIEAAIMADPLFEQVMLVGEGRPYLGLLAVVNQDRWLELAQKHNLPGAWPEGLDERQASALALARVAAQMKSFPGYAKVRKIVLLSTPWSIENGLLTPTLKVKRHLVLQQYATQYEKLYQGFKF
- the gap gene encoding type I glyceraldehyde-3-phosphate dehydrogenase, with the translated sequence MAIRVAINGYGRIGRMVLRAVYELGRKDIEIVAINSTGGDAESNAHLTRYDSAHGRFPFDVGVDGDDMIINSQKIKTFSTRNPAELPWRDLGIDVVLECTGAFNSKAKAQVHIDAGAKKVLLSAPGDKDVDATVVYGVNHDVIKASHTVVSNASCTTNGLAPMVKPLNDKIGIVNGLMNTIHSYTNDQVLTDSHHSDMRRARSATTSLIPTKTGAAAAVGLVLPELNGKLDGFAIRVPTINVSIVDLTFTPSRPTTKEEVNHIMHEAANSGALKGILSYNEAPLVSVDYNHTNFSSNFDATLTKVTKDGMLVKVCAWYDNEWGFSCRMLDNVTAMMAAE
- the pyk gene encoding pyruvate kinase, with the protein product MTLRKTKIVATLGPSSTSEEMLARMITAGVNVVRLNFSHGSVEDHIKRAQIVRNIAVKLGRPVGVLCDLQGPKIRIGKFELGKVTLKTGDIFILDADCELGDQYHVGLDYKTLPQEVSENAILLLDDGRITMQVDRIKGNQIHCVVLSGGVLSNNKGINRQGGGLSAEALTKKDREDIKTAVALEADYIAISFPKSALDVELARTLVRKAGGTASIIAKIERAEAINDLEAIIDASDAIMVARGDLGVEVGDAAVPGLQKRMIRMARAQNKLVITATQMMESMITSPIPTRAEVSDVANAVLDGTDAVMLSAETASGQYPLETVEAVHRVAIEAEKEYFSQHHAQKLDQVFIKTDEAVAAAAIYTAQHLKVKAIAALTQSGNAAQWLSRADAEVPIYALSPDKLARRKLTLHRGVYPYPIEQAGKNRDEIIAEMEQVLLRQCVVSDGDTVLLTFGEPIGHPGGTNTLKIIKIGEHRKDT
- a CDS encoding Gfo/Idh/MocA family protein, with translation MTQTVTEQRKLRWGILGAARVNERLLPAITEASNAQLVAIASRRVGAAKATLQKYAPCHAGEVQCYDEMDALINDANVEAVYCPMANNEHAEWALKAINAGKHVLIEKPMALTVADIERIEQAALKNNVKVMEGFMYRFHPQHARIQEIVASGLIGDVLSTRASYSFLMRPARMYRIASGVAQGGGAMWDIGPYAIHSLRWVMGLGVGVNSAKPVEPKSVMAHAKLNEVGADIVTSGVLDFGCDAEGRALFGHFDVSFERSRKSEYEIIGTKGWVKCHAAWVFQNDVPVISWATEDGKYAEERFAPSNHFNLEIEHFSDCVLNNKPTHLTFSDAKANCQAIEAALQSVANQHLVKIG
- a CDS encoding phosphoribosylaminoimidazolesuccinocarboxamide synthase, giving the protein MNNPLLETSIKSLKRIHQGKVRDIYDIDANTMLLVSTDRLSAFDVILPTGIANKGAMLTQMANFWFDKLQNVVPNHLTGIAPASVVSDPAEKAQLANRSVVVKKLKALPIEAIVRGYLVGSGWKEYKAKGTVCDIPLPDGLQEASKLPAPLFTPSSKAAVGEHDENISLAQCAELIGTDMAEQVAKAAIALYTQAAEYALTRGIIIADTKFEFGLDENGVLHVMDEVLTPDSSRFWPAESYVVGKNPPSYDKQYVRDWLEASGWNKTPPAPVLPADVASKTSEKYMEAFERLTGQPLTLE
- a CDS encoding phosphoglycerate kinase — translated: MNVIKMTDLDLNGKRVLIRADLNVPVADGKVTSDARITASMATIEFAIKAGAKVMVTSHLGRPEEGVYSEENSLQPVVDVISAKLAKPVRLIKDWVDGGFDVAAGELVVLENCRFNKGEKKSSDELSQKYAKLCDVFVMDAFGTAHRAEASTHGVAKFAPVAAAGILLVNELEALTKALLSPARPMVAIVGGSKVSTKLTVLESLSEKVDQMVVGGGIANTFLKASGFEVGKSLCEDDLVPVARTLMDKMSQRGAAVPVAVDVVCAKKFDANEPAIKKDVADVAADDMIFDIGAKSANELVEIIKNAGTVVWNGPVGVFEFDQFGEGTKTIADAIANTKAFTLAGGGDTIAAIQKYGIESKVDYISTAGGAFLEFLEGKKLPAVEILELRAKS
- the tkt gene encoding transketolase; protein product: MATRKDLANAIRALSMDAVQKANSGHPGAPMGMAEIAEVLWNHHLRHNPTNPNWADRDRFVLSNGHGSMLIYSLLHLTGYDLPMDEIKTFRQLHSKCAGHPEYSYAPGIETTTGPLGQGITNAVGFAMAEKLMANQFNKPGHDIVDHYTYCFLGDGCMMEGVSHEACALAGTWGLGKLVAFWDDNGISIDGHIEGWYTDDTVKRFEAYGWHVQSVDGHDSDAIDAAVKAAKAVTDKPSLICCKTIIGMGSPNKSGSHDCHGSALGLEEVAATRANIGWPHEPFVIPADVYAGWDQKAKGASSEAAWNEKFAAYAAAFPAEAAEFKRRMAGDLPANWKEATDAFITATNEKAEGVATRKASQNAITALAPVLPEFLGGSADLTGSNLTAAASFKHVSGKEPGNYISYGVREFGMFAIMNGMALHGGLLPFGGTFHMFSDYAKSALRMAALMKQRTIAVLSHDSIGQGEDGPTHQPIENTSGLRYIPNMDVWRPGSSTETAVAWVAAVERKNGPSSLVLSRQNVAGIKHDAAQLDLMRKGAYVFSDVAGKADVIIIANGSELELAVKAAAELNAAGTKVRVVSMPSTNVFDRQDKAYKDSVLTPGVKRVAVEAAHSDFWRKYVGLEGAVVGIDTFGESAPGGTLMKHFGFTVENVVATVKSVL